A stretch of DNA from Vibrio gallaecicus:
ATTGTTGCGGAGACCAACATGGAACACTCGGATATTACTCAACTGCTTATTCCAAAGAGCGATTGGGCATCGCCTGATCTTTTTCTCTATGAAGGGGAAGACAAACTTCATCTGAGCTTAGAAGGCGCAATTCAATACAGTGGATTGAATAGCATTGGTGGCGTGGTTCTAGGCTTTAGGATGATCCAGCATGCGGTGCAACTCGCGGCGGGTGCTCAGTCTTTGCAACGTGATGGCATCAGTGTTTATACCGCGTTCCCAGGACGTGGTGCTCAAGATGCTTTTGAGTACACATGCCGCGCACTGCGTGATAGGCGCTATTGCTGTGATACCACATTGCACCATCCAGCAGCGCAAACCGGACAACGTGGTCAGTTCTTGTTTACGCTTCGCTTGAATGAACAATCTATGGTGATGACGCCAGCAGACGGACTTCCAAGAAAAAGTTATTTTGAGGCCGACAGACACGCACAAGACGGTCGAGAGGCAGCATTGAGATGGCGCGATGAGAAGATCAACTTTGCCAATACGCTCTTGAGCTTGTCGCCAGAAGAGTGCTTACGCGTGTTGTAATTCTTTGTTCTCACTTACAGGATGAGCTCAAAAACACAATGAATAACAAGAGGTCGCTCGCTTTCAAGTGGGCGACCTTTTGTTTTATCAAGCGCTCACGAAAAGCAGATTCCTAGTCGCGCTTAGGCTTGCTGGAATGACTCACTTTTAGTTTAGTGCGGTAGTCTAAAGTCTATGAGTTTGAGCAATCAACTTAAGCTGCCCGATCTCAATCCGCGACACATAGAGGCACGCAGGTGGTGCAGTTTTCAAAGCATTACACAGCTTACAGTGACACGAAGTGGTATGATTTTGCTGAAAGAACTAAAAAGCTAATGAATTAAAGGATGAGTACGATGGCAAAAACGATCTCATTGGTACTGGGTAGTGGTGGCGCAAGAGGCTTGGTTCACGTTGGAATCATCCGTTGGTTAATTGAGCATGGCTATCAGATAAAATCTATCTCTGGTTGTTCCATTGGCGCACTTATCGGTGGTGTCTACGCGGCGGGTAAGTTGGATGAATTTGAAGAGTGGGTTACTAGTATCGACCAATCGGATATGGCGATGATGTTGGACTTTTCATGGCAATCGAGTGGTATCTTCAAAGGGGACAAGATCATCGACACGCTGCGTGGATTGATCGGCGAGATTTCAATTGAAGATCTTCCTATTTCTTATACCGCTGTTGCCGCCAACGTCGCCGATGAAAAAGAAGTTTGGTTGCAATCAGGCTCTCTGTTTGATGCCATCCGCGCCTCTATCTCTTTGCCATTATTCTTCACACCCCATGTTATTAATGGCGAAGAGCTGATTGATGGTGGCGTGCTTAATCCCGTACCGATTGCGCCAACCTTCGGAGATAAGACAGACTTTACGCTAGCTGTGAATTTAGGCGGCGAACCTGAAACGCTTAAGCAGGAAACGGCACCTGTTTCACTACCAACAAAAGAGAGTAACCTGCATGAGAAGGTTGTTCATTTTATCGATAATCTCGGTAGCAGTGTGAAAAGCAAAATGAGTTTCAATTTTGCTGCCTACGACATTGCTAACCAAGCGTTTGATGCGATGCAATCGACCATTGCTCGCCAAAAATTGGCAGCTTACCCTGCCGATATTACGCTTGAGCTTCCTCGCAATGCCTGTGGCACATTAGAGTTTGATCGATCACAGGAGATGATAGATAGAGGCTACCATTTGGCACAGGCAATACTGGGCGACAGGCTTTAATGGGAGGTAGTGACGTCCCTATGCTGCCGTAAGCTCAAAATTTTTGGGCTTCACTTCAAATGCCTGCCGCCATCAAGGTGCAAGGTTCTTCCTGTCATGTAGTGGCTGGTCAACACAAACTTGATGCCATCTATTATTTCCTCAAAGCCCGCTTCTGTGGGAATCAGTGCTTTTTGTAGAGCCTTGGCTTTGTATGCCGCATCGTCATGTTCATTGAACTTAATCATGGCTGGAGAGATGGTATTTACTTTCACCTTGGGAGCTAGCATTGCTGAGAACGACAGAGTTAGGTTGTTGAGCGCAGCTTTACTGGCAGCGTAAGCGATGTGTTTTTTACTGCCTTTTTCCGCAACGTAATCACTGATGTGGATGATGTCTGAGGCTTTGTCCCCAGACATCAGTTGATCTTTGAGCGTTAGATTGAACAGATAAGGCACGGTAGCGTGAACTGTCATCATCTGGTTCATAATTTGCGCTGCGTTTTCACTTGGGTTTTTCTTGTTCTCTGGTTTCCAGTCTGAAGCGTTATGTATGATGGCTCGGAGCGTTTTATATTCTTGAACAACGT
This window harbors:
- the folM gene encoding dihydromonapterin reductase; translation: MSETILITGVGKRLGFALAQQLLADGYKVVGTYRSDYPQLQLLRDDGADLQQVDFYQQSGVEGFLHYVVQEYKTLRAIIHNASDWKPENKKNPSENAAQIMNQMMTVHATVPYLFNLTLKDQLMSGDKASDIIHISDYVAEKGSKKHIAYAASKAALNNLTLSFSAMLAPKVKVNTISPAMIKFNEHDDAAYKAKALQKALIPTEAGFEEIIDGIKFVLTSHYMTGRTLHLDGGRHLK
- a CDS encoding patatin-like phospholipase family protein, which encodes MAKTISLVLGSGGARGLVHVGIIRWLIEHGYQIKSISGCSIGALIGGVYAAGKLDEFEEWVTSIDQSDMAMMLDFSWQSSGIFKGDKIIDTLRGLIGEISIEDLPISYTAVAANVADEKEVWLQSGSLFDAIRASISLPLFFTPHVINGEELIDGGVLNPVPIAPTFGDKTDFTLAVNLGGEPETLKQETAPVSLPTKESNLHEKVVHFIDNLGSSVKSKMSFNFAAYDIANQAFDAMQSTIARQKLAAYPADITLELPRNACGTLEFDRSQEMIDRGYHLAQAILGDRL